Proteins co-encoded in one Paracrocinitomix mangrovi genomic window:
- a CDS encoding LytR/AlgR family response regulator transcription factor, whose amino-acid sequence METAVVVEDEVNVRIGIVSMIKDYCPDVDIVGEAGSVAEGFEKITQLNPDIVFLDINLPDGSGFDLLKKIVRDNLKVIFITAYGDHALKAIKYSAVDYLLKPLIPEELIEAVDKATKFVRHDKEFYELSSLSENQGQNAPNKIVIKTKTESYYLDIGSIVYCKADGNYAHIITTNQKPIMVAKTLKFYEEVLADHGFLRVHQSYLVNSKHIVGLQGNLLQLSNNESIEISRRKRGVILDLFK is encoded by the coding sequence ATGGAAACTGCTGTTGTAGTAGAAGATGAAGTCAATGTAAGAATTGGAATTGTATCCATGATTAAAGACTATTGCCCTGATGTTGATATTGTTGGGGAGGCTGGTTCTGTGGCAGAAGGTTTTGAAAAAATCACTCAACTTAATCCGGATATTGTGTTTCTTGACATCAACCTTCCGGACGGATCAGGTTTTGATTTATTGAAAAAAATTGTCCGCGATAATCTCAAGGTAATATTCATCACAGCTTATGGTGATCATGCCCTAAAAGCAATAAAATATTCAGCAGTTGATTATCTTCTAAAGCCTTTAATTCCTGAAGAATTGATTGAGGCTGTAGACAAGGCAACTAAGTTTGTGCGACACGATAAAGAGTTTTATGAGTTATCATCTTTATCTGAAAATCAAGGTCAAAATGCGCCCAATAAAATCGTAATTAAAACCAAAACAGAATCTTATTATTTGGATATTGGTTCAATTGTCTATTGCAAAGCAGATGGAAATTATGCCCATATAATCACCACAAATCAGAAGCCAATTATGGTGGCAAAAACACTCAAATTTTACGAGGAAGTGTTGGCAGATCACGGTTTTTTAAGGGTGCATCAAAGTTATCTTGTCAACTCCAAACATATTGTTGGGTTACAAGGTAATCTATTACAATTATCAAATAATGAATCTATTGAAATTTCACGCCGAAAAAGAGGCGTAATCCTTGATCTTTTTAAGTGA
- a CDS encoding tetratricopeptide repeat-containing sensor histidine kinase, with amino-acid sequence MFLLNLNIKSALKVVFIIVQLMWYNFSRAQDTNNDELVKRAQLFNELSTFQQNKNLSGINKVYLDLAASYQASDISDSAIFYYREVIDYPENPPYENQLEDKAMAHNYLGNLYRAKGEYTTAVDQFEKGIAIAVDNEFYKREGSLLNSMGGLYVEIGDYQKGVEYVELALDIFTTHFPERENDICLLLANIGNIYIEIGDYRKSISYLQKADEINLKINNDYYTALISSGLGLSYLKQQDYNKALTYLELALSNAKSSGDLQSELAVMANIGQLYLETDKFEMAEEMLDEAYQKSKEVDDKYLQKESLLLLISLYQETADFEKAFYYQKEYSSLKDSLVSKDLLIDIANAELKYENAQKEKTILELKVKNQKQQFDLNRNRYLIIIGFTLLALVIATFILIILRNRLKNTAKIHEFENKMFRLQIRPHFIFNVLGSIQGYMNLNQGKKASAYLSKFARLIRNILEQSRKDFISLDKEIQNLKYYLDLQQMRFEDRFEFEFALDEEVDDQITLIPPMLIQPIIENAVEHGFSNLDYKGKLIISFKEVGDDLIVEVLDNGKGYVDSKTKYDADSPKKSSISTQLIKEQLQFFSEKYKREFSIKFESYGAEPNNTGTKVSIKMPYLSQNA; translated from the coding sequence ATGTTTTTATTAAATCTCAATATTAAATCTGCATTAAAAGTTGTATTCATCATAGTTCAATTGATGTGGTACAACTTTTCGCGTGCGCAAGACACCAATAATGATGAACTAGTAAAAAGAGCTCAACTTTTTAATGAGCTATCAACCTTTCAACAGAACAAAAATTTATCCGGAATCAATAAGGTATATCTTGATTTGGCAGCTTCTTATCAAGCGTCAGATATCTCAGATTCTGCCATTTTTTACTATCGTGAAGTAATAGATTATCCTGAAAATCCTCCCTATGAAAATCAGCTGGAAGATAAGGCAATGGCCCATAATTATTTGGGTAATCTTTATAGAGCGAAGGGAGAGTATACTACAGCAGTAGATCAGTTTGAAAAGGGAATTGCCATTGCAGTGGACAATGAGTTTTATAAGAGAGAAGGTTCACTTTTAAATTCAATGGGAGGTTTGTATGTTGAGATTGGTGATTATCAAAAAGGTGTTGAATACGTTGAGTTAGCCTTGGATATTTTTACAACTCATTTCCCTGAAAGAGAGAATGACATCTGTCTTTTACTGGCAAATATTGGAAACATCTACATTGAAATAGGAGATTATCGAAAATCAATTTCCTATTTGCAAAAGGCAGATGAAATCAACTTGAAAATCAACAATGATTATTACACCGCTCTTATTTCAAGTGGTTTGGGATTGAGCTATTTAAAACAGCAGGATTATAATAAAGCACTAACTTATTTAGAGCTTGCACTTAGCAATGCAAAATCTAGTGGGGATTTACAATCTGAATTAGCTGTGATGGCTAATATCGGCCAACTATATTTGGAGACAGATAAGTTTGAAATGGCAGAAGAAATGCTGGATGAAGCTTATCAAAAGTCAAAAGAAGTTGACGATAAATACCTTCAAAAAGAATCATTGTTGTTACTTATTTCACTCTATCAAGAAACAGCTGATTTTGAAAAGGCCTTTTATTATCAAAAAGAATATTCTTCCTTAAAAGACAGCCTTGTTTCAAAAGACCTTTTAATTGATATTGCCAATGCCGAGTTGAAATATGAGAATGCCCAAAAAGAGAAAACCATTCTTGAGCTAAAAGTTAAGAATCAAAAACAGCAATTTGATTTGAATAGAAACCGTTACCTGATTATCATTGGTTTCACACTTCTAGCTTTAGTGATAGCAACTTTTATCTTGATTATTTTAAGAAACAGATTAAAGAATACAGCCAAAATTCATGAGTTTGAAAATAAGATGTTCAGATTACAAATTAGACCTCATTTTATTTTTAATGTGCTGGGAAGTATTCAAGGATACATGAATTTAAATCAGGGTAAAAAAGCCAGTGCTTATCTTTCCAAATTCGCCCGATTAATTAGGAATATTTTAGAGCAATCACGCAAAGATTTTATTTCACTTGACAAAGAAATTCAAAACTTAAAATATTACCTGGATCTGCAGCAGATGAGGTTTGAAGACAGATTTGAATTTGAATTCGCCTTGGATGAAGAAGTAGACGATCAAATTACGTTAATACCTCCTATGCTCATCCAACCAATAATTGAAAATGCCGTGGAGCATGGTTTTTCAAATTTGGATTATAAAGGAAAGTTGATCATCTCTTTTAAAGAGGTAGGTGATGATTTAATTGTTGAAGTACTGGATAATGGAAAGGGGTATGTTGATTCAAAAACCAAATATGATGCAGATTCGCCTAAAAAATCTTCCATTTCCACCCAATTAATAAAAGAACAGCTCCAGTTTTTTAGTGAAAAATATAAACGTGAGTTTTCAATAAAATTTGAATCCTACGGTGCCGAACCCAATAATACAGGAACTAAAGTTTCCATTAAAATGCCGTATCTTTCGCAAAATGCCTAA
- a CDS encoding TonB-dependent receptor, with protein sequence MNRFILFVFIFSISNSWSQELTQTIRGSLKDKQTFQPIIGAKVIVADVEPIIGAVTDLDGKFRIEDVPVGRHQIAVSFVGYEPIVLNNIDVGSKEVILNLEMVESVVMMNKVEVSANKEKGEHINKMATVSVRPFSIEESNRFAGSFNDVARMAQNFAGVQGADDSRNDIVIRGNSPTGVLYRMEGIDIPNPNHFARFGTTGGPVSMLNNNVLANSDFMTGAFPAEYGNAIAGVFDLKMRTGNNEKHEFMFQMGFNGAELMAEGPISRKTGASYLVNYRYSTLALFKLMGINFGSTALPNYQDASFKLNFPSKRGLTSVFGMGGLSSINILAEDADSSDLFALDYSNTYFNSQVGVVGGSHRQRIGDKSYINASVALQGNINKINNDTVDTDYQNPFLTYHSNSFIGKVASDVYYNYKINAKNAFKVGLHTDVWLLNLNDSVYVNTFDAFEVLRSYKGNTVLIQPYAQYMYRPTDKWTFNAGFHTQTLTLTNETVFEPRFGAAWDVSKKDRISVGYGLHSQMQPIEIYYKQLEVNGQTTYPTRDLKFTKSHHAVLGYQHRFKYGIRAKVEGYYQYLYDVPVTVEPTTFSMVNFGADFNTSLPDHLDNDGTATNYGVELTVEKFLDKGFYFLVTSSLYESKYVASNGLEYNSAFNGNFTFNALAGYEFRFKEGKRFKSSLTIDGKFTYNGGKRFTPVLVDESMLAGYEIRDWTMTNTERYPDFIKGNVRVGFKMVGKRVTNEWALDMTNITNRRNIFVQEFNAQTGLWQTTYQTGFLPIFQYRLYF encoded by the coding sequence ATGAACAGATTCATTTTATTCGTATTTATTTTTTCAATTTCAAACAGTTGGTCACAAGAACTTACTCAAACTATTAGAGGAAGCTTAAAAGACAAACAAACCTTTCAGCCAATAATAGGTGCTAAAGTTATTGTAGCAGATGTAGAACCAATTATTGGAGCAGTGACAGATCTAGATGGTAAATTTAGAATTGAAGATGTGCCGGTTGGTCGTCATCAAATTGCAGTTTCATTTGTTGGCTATGAACCAATAGTCTTAAACAACATTGATGTAGGATCCAAAGAAGTGATTCTAAATCTGGAGATGGTTGAATCAGTAGTGATGATGAACAAGGTTGAGGTGAGTGCCAATAAAGAAAAAGGTGAACACATTAACAAGATGGCAACTGTTTCTGTCAGACCATTTTCTATTGAAGAATCAAATAGGTTTGCCGGTTCTTTTAATGATGTTGCAAGGATGGCTCAAAACTTTGCAGGTGTTCAGGGTGCTGATGATTCTAGAAATGACATTGTTATTCGTGGTAACTCTCCAACTGGTGTTTTGTACAGAATGGAGGGGATTGATATCCCAAATCCTAATCACTTTGCGCGTTTCGGAACTACAGGAGGTCCGGTTTCAATGCTCAACAATAACGTTTTAGCTAATTCAGATTTTATGACAGGTGCCTTTCCTGCGGAGTATGGAAATGCGATTGCCGGAGTTTTTGATTTGAAGATGCGAACAGGAAACAACGAAAAACATGAGTTCATGTTCCAAATGGGATTTAATGGAGCAGAATTAATGGCAGAAGGACCAATCAGTAGAAAAACTGGAGCTTCTTATTTGGTTAATTACAGATATTCAACCCTTGCATTGTTCAAATTGATGGGGATAAATTTTGGATCAACTGCTTTACCTAATTATCAAGATGCTTCATTTAAGCTGAATTTTCCTTCTAAAAGAGGATTGACATCCGTTTTTGGAATGGGAGGGCTAAGCTCAATTAATATTTTAGCCGAAGATGCAGATAGTTCAGACCTATTTGCCTTAGACTATAGTAACACCTATTTTAATTCTCAAGTTGGTGTTGTAGGAGGTTCACACCGACAAAGAATTGGTGACAAATCCTACATAAATGCTTCTGTTGCTTTACAAGGGAATATCAATAAAATCAACAATGACACGGTGGATACAGATTACCAAAATCCATTTTTAACCTATCATTCAAATTCCTTTATTGGTAAAGTAGCTTCAGATGTTTATTACAACTACAAAATCAATGCAAAAAATGCTTTTAAAGTTGGCTTGCATACTGATGTTTGGCTTTTGAATTTGAATGATTCAGTGTACGTTAATACATTTGACGCCTTTGAAGTATTGAGATCATATAAAGGAAATACAGTATTGATTCAGCCATATGCTCAATACATGTATAGACCAACAGATAAATGGACATTTAATGCCGGATTTCATACGCAAACTTTGACATTGACAAATGAAACGGTTTTTGAACCACGTTTCGGGGCAGCTTGGGATGTTTCCAAAAAAGACAGAATTTCTGTTGGATATGGATTACACAGTCAAATGCAACCAATTGAAATTTACTACAAGCAATTAGAAGTAAATGGGCAAACCACTTATCCAACCAGAGATTTGAAATTCACTAAAAGTCATCATGCTGTTTTAGGATATCAACACAGGTTTAAATACGGAATCAGGGCAAAGGTGGAAGGGTATTATCAATATCTATATGATGTTCCGGTTACAGTTGAACCAACTACCTTTTCAATGGTAAATTTTGGAGCTGATTTCAATACTTCTTTACCTGATCATCTGGATAATGACGGAACAGCAACCAATTATGGTGTGGAGTTAACTGTAGAGAAATTTCTAGACAAAGGTTTCTACTTTTTAGTTACTTCTTCTCTTTATGAGTCAAAGTATGTTGCTTCAAACGGTTTGGAGTATAATTCGGCTTTCAATGGTAATTTTACTTTTAATGCGCTGGCAGGATACGAATTCAGATTTAAGGAAGGAAAAAGATTTAAAAGTTCCCTTACAATTGATGGGAAATTCACTTACAATGGAGGTAAAAGATTCACGCCTGTTTTGGTAGATGAAAGTATGTTGGCTGGTTATGAAATCAGAGATTGGACCATGACAAATACAGAGAGATATCCTGATTTTATCAAAGGAAATGTAAGAGTAGGGTTTAAAATGGTAGGTAAAAGAGTGACCAATGAATGGGCTTTGGATATGACCAATATTACTAACAGAAGAAACATATTTGTTCAGGAGTTTAATGCACAAACCGGACTGTGGCAAACAACTTATCAAACCGGATTTTTACCAATTTTTCAGTATAGACTTTATTTCTAA